The Rhodothermales bacterium genome has a segment encoding these proteins:
- a CDS encoding isoaspartyl peptidase/L-asparaginase — protein MAVALIAFGILVMTNASAQDQAASGKVAIVVHGGAGTILRENMSAEREEAYRTALEHALRTGHAILTAGGSSVDAVVTAIQTMEESPLFNAGVGAVFTNKGTVELDASIMDGHDLRAGAVAAVSTVKSPIELARVIMDQSVHVMMVGEGAEQYAQTHGLELVDNSHFHTERRLLQLKRAQEREGAGEVGAVIGSEDPVEGLDEKFGTVGVVALDMDGDLAAGTSTGGMTNKRFGRVGDSPIIGAGTYADNESCAVSATGHGEYFIRGTLAHDVCAIMRYTGLTLVESANAVIHGRLTEMGGTGGVISMDRDGNIAMPFNTAGMYRGFIDVNGALSISIYND, from the coding sequence ATGGCGGTTGCCCTTATTGCATTCGGGATCCTTGTCATGACGAACGCGAGCGCCCAGGATCAAGCAGCAAGCGGTAAGGTCGCGATCGTCGTACATGGAGGCGCCGGCACGATTCTTCGCGAAAACATGTCGGCTGAAAGAGAGGAAGCGTACCGCACCGCACTTGAGCACGCGCTTCGAACGGGACACGCGATACTGACTGCAGGCGGTTCGAGTGTAGACGCCGTGGTAACGGCGATTCAGACCATGGAAGAGTCGCCGCTGTTTAACGCGGGCGTCGGAGCCGTATTCACGAACAAGGGCACGGTGGAGCTGGATGCCTCCATCATGGACGGCCACGATCTGCGAGCCGGTGCAGTGGCCGCTGTGAGCACGGTCAAGAGTCCTATCGAGCTGGCCCGCGTGATCATGGATCAGTCAGTTCACGTCATGATGGTCGGCGAAGGAGCCGAACAGTATGCACAAACGCATGGTCTTGAACTGGTTGACAACTCGCACTTCCACACAGAGCGCCGGTTGCTTCAGCTGAAGCGCGCCCAGGAGCGCGAGGGCGCAGGCGAGGTCGGAGCGGTCATCGGATCCGAGGATCCTGTCGAGGGGCTTGACGAGAAATTCGGCACGGTAGGCGTCGTTGCTCTCGACATGGATGGAGACCTTGCCGCAGGAACGTCGACCGGGGGCATGACCAACAAGCGATTCGGTCGCGTTGGCGACTCACCGATCATCGGCGCGGGTACCTACGCAGACAACGAGTCGTGTGCCGTATCCGCGACCGGGCATGGCGAGTATTTCATCCGGGGCACACTCGCGCACGACGTCTGCGCCATCATGCGATACACCGGGCTGACACTCGTTGAGAGCGCAAACGCCGTGATCCACGGTCGGCTCACCGAGATGGGCGGCACCGGAGGCGTGATCAGTATGGACCGGGACGGCAACATTGCGATGCCGTTCAACACGGCAGGGATGTACCGCGGTTTCATTGACGTGAACGGTGCCCTCTCGATCTCGATCTACAACGACTAA